A stretch of the Pseudoalteromonas marina genome encodes the following:
- a CDS encoding undecaprenyl-diphosphate phosphatase, translating to MSILEIIILALIQGFTEFLPISSSAHLILPSQILGWEDQGLAFDVAVHVGTLIAVVIYFRKEVADILSAWFKSFGTQGKTDDSKLGWWIILGTIPAAVFGLLLKDFVELYLRSAWVIAATTIIFGLLLWYADAKGKQVKTIYQLNWKSALMIGLAQAVAMIPGTSRSGITMTAGLMLGMNKQSAARFSFLLAIPVISMMGLYYTIELALGDHVVEWGTLLLGVVLSFLSAYACIYLFLKVIERMGMLPFVIYRLVLGLGLIVFLSM from the coding sequence ATGAGTATTTTAGAAATAATAATTTTAGCGCTAATTCAAGGTTTTACTGAGTTTTTACCCATATCTAGCTCGGCACATTTAATTTTACCCTCACAAATATTAGGGTGGGAAGACCAAGGACTTGCTTTTGATGTTGCAGTGCATGTAGGGACATTAATAGCGGTTGTTATTTATTTTCGTAAAGAGGTGGCTGATATTCTTAGTGCGTGGTTTAAATCGTTTGGCACACAAGGTAAAACAGACGACAGTAAACTCGGCTGGTGGATTATTTTAGGGACAATACCTGCTGCTGTATTTGGTTTGTTACTTAAGGATTTTGTTGAGTTATACCTACGAAGTGCATGGGTCATTGCAGCCACGACGATTATTTTTGGCCTTTTGCTTTGGTACGCCGATGCTAAAGGGAAACAAGTTAAAACAATTTATCAACTTAATTGGAAGTCGGCTTTAATGATTGGCTTAGCGCAAGCCGTTGCTATGATCCCGGGTACCTCTCGTTCAGGTATTACAATGACAGCGGGTTTAATGCTAGGCATGAATAAGCAAAGTGCAGCGCGCTTTTCGTTTTTACTCGCTATTCCTGTAATTTCAATGATGGGGCTTTATTACACAATAGAACTTGCATTGGGTGACCATGTTGTTGAGTGGGGTACATTACTACTAGGTGTGGTACTGTCTTTTCTATCTGCTTATGCGTGTATTTATTTATTTTTAAAAGTGATTGAACGAATGGGAATGTTACCTTTTGTAATTTACCGGTTAGTTTTAGGCCTAGGTTTAATTGTTTTTTTAAGTATGTAA
- the trmB gene encoding tRNA (guanine(46)-N(7))-methyltransferase TrmB, translating into MSDANSRSIVSNQAGIHEKLDEIVNKHLSAEFKKPIAAHTQAAFDEVNEKVKAFNGPLILDSCCGVGESTANLAKLHPDALVVGIDKSSHRLDKHDVQYKQSDSGQYILVQADLNDFWRLAVAANWQPSHHYLLYPNPWPKSKHIQRRWHGAAIFPYIVKLGGLLEVRSNWDIYVKEFARALELTSHICEVQPYHSDDAITPFERKYWASGQQSHRLIIDLT; encoded by the coding sequence ATGAGTGATGCAAATTCTCGAAGTATTGTATCTAATCAGGCCGGTATTCACGAAAAGCTTGATGAAATAGTAAATAAGCATTTAAGCGCCGAGTTTAAAAAGCCCATTGCAGCGCACACGCAAGCGGCATTTGATGAGGTTAATGAAAAAGTTAAGGCATTCAATGGCCCTCTTATTTTAGACTCTTGCTGTGGTGTAGGTGAAAGTACAGCTAACTTAGCTAAGCTTCATCCTGATGCTCTTGTGGTCGGGATTGATAAGTCGTCGCATAGGCTTGATAAACACGACGTTCAATATAAGCAAAGCGACAGTGGTCAGTATATTTTGGTACAGGCTGATTTAAATGATTTTTGGCGCTTAGCAGTTGCGGCAAATTGGCAGCCTAGCCACCATTATTTGTTGTATCCAAACCCATGGCCTAAATCTAAACATATTCAACGCAGATGGCACGGTGCAGCTATATTTCCTTATATTGTTAAGTTAGGTGGCTTATTAGAAGTACGCAGTAACTGGGATATATATGTTAAAGAATTTGCAAGGGCGCTTGAACTAACCAGCCATATTTGCGAAGTGCAGCCTTATCACAGCGACGATGCAATTACCCCGTTTGAGCGAAAGTATTGGGCCAGTGGTCAGCAAAGTCACCGGCTTATTATTGATTTAACCTAA
- the folK gene encoding 2-amino-4-hydroxy-6-hydroxymethyldihydropteridine diphosphokinase: MAQIFISLGSNINKEHYMQSALKALKTHFTNIEHSSVFESEAVGFVGNNFYNSVVGAKTDKPLAEVCALLKKIERDNGRTPNDKKFSPRTLDLDLLFYDDVICDSPAQLPRDEITKNAFVLQPLSEVAPGFYHPVAKQTIAQLWNAYNNPQQKLWKVEFSNP; this comes from the coding sequence ATGGCGCAAATATTTATTAGCCTTGGGTCAAATATTAACAAAGAGCACTATATGCAAAGTGCCTTAAAAGCACTTAAAACGCATTTTACGAATATAGAGCACTCGTCTGTTTTTGAAAGCGAAGCTGTCGGTTTCGTAGGTAATAACTTTTATAATTCGGTCGTTGGGGCAAAAACAGACAAGCCGTTAGCTGAAGTGTGTGCATTACTAAAAAAAATAGAGCGTGATAATGGTCGCACACCAAACGATAAAAAGTTCAGCCCAAGAACCCTTGATTTAGATTTATTGTTTTACGATGATGTTATCTGCGATAGCCCCGCGCAATTACCACGTGACGAAATAACTAAGAATGCATTTGTATTACAACCTCTCAGTGAGGTTGCCCCCGGTTTTTATCACCCTGTAGCTAAGCAAACAATTGCTCAATTATGGAATGCATATAATAACCCTCAACAAAAACTATGGAAGGTGGAGTTTTCTAACCCATGA
- a CDS encoding EAL domain-containing protein translates to MLKGRVKVSWLVAGFALFLVSLVVYIYYTYHTTRAEIMESVDARLLNAAASVKHILGDDYLNTMNQNGQINFFDYEVKSRQLSEFAQALDVAYVYAMILKNNRVYFTASSYTQDDMNNGKITQYLDIYPEATDLNISAFYSTEPVFEVSADQWGHFKTIFIPFVDDKTGKTYLTGADITILDLNQKLSESVSKAAAMASFFFFIAILVAAIYVYLLKRSLATDSSTGFENHIALEYLLKKSNSHHMQLAVVWVNEIEDINSFYGTEIGDKVMKNLLTHFKSRCSANCHLYRLATNKLVLLSPKETPYEELNDLIETYNANTPLLTDPFIYITLCAGIATGNKSLLLENAHIAALQAKQGRHTVINYSKALHDVKTQYQYNVEMAKEVHDAFDNNRIVPYFQPIIDTKTNQIVQYECLARMVTASGEILKPDAFLNVVTRSRMDGLLTRTIFSQCISRFRKTNICWSLNITAQDMLDPSLNEFITNELKRYPHPSNITLELIETQAIANYSEVKAFISMVKSKGVKVIIDDFGSGYSNISNVLKLEVDGIKLDGGLIKQIIHDNDIYLFIEHIAAFANQLDLLLIAESVENAAIVNALEKANVTLMQGNHFAQPAPQFATPENADLVC, encoded by the coding sequence ATGCTTAAGGGAAGAGTGAAAGTGAGCTGGTTAGTGGCTGGTTTTGCTTTATTTTTAGTCAGTTTAGTGGTCTATATTTACTACACCTACCACACAACCCGCGCTGAAATTATGGAATCTGTTGATGCGCGCCTTCTTAATGCCGCAGCCAGTGTTAAGCATATACTCGGTGATGACTACCTAAATACCATGAACCAAAACGGTCAAATTAATTTTTTTGACTATGAAGTCAAAAGCAGGCAACTTTCTGAGTTTGCACAAGCGCTAGATGTGGCATATGTATATGCAATGATATTAAAAAACAACCGCGTATACTTTACTGCATCAAGCTATACGCAAGACGATATGAACAATGGCAAAATAACGCAATATTTAGATATATACCCAGAAGCAACCGATCTCAACATAAGCGCTTTTTACTCCACTGAGCCGGTATTTGAAGTGTCGGCCGATCAATGGGGGCACTTTAAAACTATATTTATCCCTTTTGTTGACGATAAAACAGGTAAAACTTACCTTACTGGCGCTGATATTACGATTCTTGATCTTAACCAAAAGCTAAGCGAAAGCGTCTCTAAAGCAGCAGCTATGGCAAGCTTCTTCTTTTTTATAGCTATCCTTGTTGCCGCTATTTATGTTTACTTACTTAAGCGCTCATTAGCAACTGACTCCAGTACAGGATTTGAAAACCACATTGCGTTGGAATACTTACTTAAAAAAAGTAACAGTCATCATATGCAGTTAGCCGTTGTCTGGGTTAATGAAATTGAAGATATAAATAGCTTTTACGGCACCGAAATCGGCGATAAAGTAATGAAAAACTTGCTTACGCATTTTAAGAGCCGCTGTTCTGCCAACTGTCATTTATACCGCTTAGCCACCAATAAATTGGTGCTGCTATCACCTAAAGAAACACCTTATGAAGAGCTGAACGATTTAATCGAAACCTATAATGCCAATACGCCTTTATTAACTGATCCATTTATATACATTACATTGTGTGCTGGTATTGCGACGGGTAATAAATCGCTATTACTTGAAAATGCTCATATTGCTGCACTACAAGCAAAGCAAGGTAGACACACAGTTATTAATTATTCTAAAGCACTTCACGATGTTAAAACTCAATATCAATATAATGTAGAAATGGCCAAAGAAGTGCATGATGCATTTGATAACAACCGTATTGTGCCTTACTTTCAGCCAATAATAGATACCAAAACAAATCAGATAGTTCAGTACGAATGTTTGGCGCGAATGGTTACCGCAAGCGGAGAAATTTTAAAACCCGATGCGTTTTTAAATGTAGTTACACGCTCCAGAATGGACGGGTTATTAACCCGCACTATATTTTCACAGTGTATTAGCCGCTTTAGAAAAACAAACATTTGTTGGAGCTTAAATATAACAGCGCAAGACATGTTAGACCCAAGCTTGAATGAATTCATCACAAACGAGCTTAAGCGCTATCCGCACCCAAGCAATATCACTTTAGAGTTAATAGAAACCCAAGCGATTGCAAATTATTCTGAAGTTAAAGCATTTATTTCTATGGTTAAAAGTAAAGGCGTTAAGGTAATAATTGATGACTTTGGTAGCGGTTATTCAAATATTTCAAATGTTCTAAAACTTGAAGTTGACGGTATTAAGTTAGATGGCGGATTGATAAAACAGATAATACACGATAACGACATTTACTTATTTATTGAGCATATAGCGGCATTTGCTAACCAATTAGATTTACTGCTTATAGCTGAATCTGTCGAAAATGCAGCCATTGTAAATGCGTTAGAAAAAGCAAATGTGACGCTCATGCAGGGTAACCATTTTGCCCAACCTGCGCCACAATTTGCTACACCAGAAAATGCTGACTTAGTCTGTTAA
- a CDS encoding flavin prenyltransferase UbiX — MQFKDKITLAFSGASGAPYGLKLLEVLLEQQYQVYVLISSAARVVLDTESNIKLSANEDKATEQLNALFDAQPQQLQVFGKDNWFSPVASGSAAPKKMVVCPCSAGSVSAIAVGASDNLLERAADVVIKERGQLILVPRETPFSEIHLENMLKLSRLGVTIMPAAPGFYHKPQSIEDLVDFMVARILDHLNIEHTLTKRWGYGEGK; from the coding sequence TTGCAATTTAAAGATAAAATCACCTTAGCGTTCAGTGGTGCCTCTGGCGCACCATATGGTTTAAAGCTGCTTGAAGTGTTACTCGAGCAGCAATACCAAGTGTATGTACTTATTTCGAGCGCAGCCCGCGTTGTGCTTGATACTGAGTCAAACATAAAGCTCTCGGCAAATGAAGATAAAGCCACTGAGCAGTTAAATGCGCTATTTGATGCACAGCCACAACAATTACAAGTATTTGGTAAAGATAACTGGTTTAGTCCTGTAGCCTCTGGTTCTGCAGCGCCCAAAAAAATGGTTGTGTGCCCATGCAGTGCGGGGTCAGTATCGGCGATTGCTGTAGGCGCATCTGATAATTTACTAGAGCGTGCGGCCGATGTAGTGATTAAAGAACGTGGCCAGCTTATTTTAGTACCGCGTGAAACGCCTTTTAGCGAGATTCATCTAGAGAACATGTTAAAGCTATCGCGTTTGGGCGTTACCATTATGCCTGCAGCGCCGGGCTTTTATCATAAGCCGCAAAGCATAGAAGATTTAGTCGATTTTATGGTGGCTCGCATTTTAGATCATTTAAACATTGAGCATACACTAACAAAACGTTGGGGTTATGGTGAGGGTAAGTAA
- a CDS encoding ABC transporter ATP-binding protein, producing MSKQSIALNIEGLTKVYKNGVEAVKGVDLQVDEGDFFALLGPNGAGKSTTIGVISSLVNKTEGKVEVFGYDIDTHLEAAKAHLGLVPQEFNFSQFETLTQILVNQAGYYGVPRSEAHKRADKYLAQLGLLEKKDKQARTLSGGMKRRLMIARALMHEPKLLILDEPTAGVDIELRRSMWEFLRKINEQGVTIILTTHYLEEAELLCKNIAIIDTGRIVENTTIKALLAKLDKETFVLDLKMPAKPVTLQGYKFTMTDDHTIEVEVAKSQGLNAVFSALTEQGNTVLSMRNKANRLEELFVGLLEQGRGE from the coding sequence ATGAGTAAGCAAAGTATTGCATTAAATATTGAAGGCCTTACCAAGGTATACAAAAACGGCGTAGAGGCTGTTAAAGGTGTTGATTTACAAGTAGACGAGGGCGATTTTTTTGCATTACTTGGACCAAATGGCGCAGGTAAATCAACAACGATTGGTGTTATTTCGTCTTTGGTCAATAAAACTGAAGGTAAAGTAGAGGTATTTGGTTACGATATAGATACCCATCTTGAAGCTGCCAAGGCGCATTTAGGCTTAGTACCACAAGAATTCAACTTCAGCCAATTTGAAACGTTGACCCAAATATTAGTAAACCAAGCCGGTTATTACGGTGTACCGCGTAGCGAAGCACATAAGCGTGCTGATAAATATTTAGCCCAGCTTGGTTTGCTCGAGAAAAAAGATAAACAAGCGCGTACTTTATCAGGCGGTATGAAGCGTCGTTTAATGATTGCACGCGCACTGATGCACGAGCCAAAGCTACTTATACTTGATGAACCAACAGCGGGTGTAGACATAGAGTTACGACGCTCTATGTGGGAGTTTTTACGCAAAATTAATGAACAAGGCGTAACGATTATTTTAACTACCCATTACTTAGAAGAAGCAGAACTGTTGTGTAAAAACATTGCCATTATCGATACCGGTCGCATTGTTGAAAACACGACGATAAAAGCACTGCTTGCAAAGCTTGATAAAGAAACGTTTGTACTTGATTTAAAAATGCCAGCTAAGCCAGTCACGTTGCAAGGTTATAAATTTACCATGACGGACGATCACACTATTGAGGTTGAAGTGGCTAAATCACAGGGCTTAAATGCAGTGTTTAGTGCGCTTACAGAGCAAGGCAATACTGTATTAAGTATGCGTAACAAGGCCAATCGATTAGAAGAGCTATTTGTAGGATTACTAGAGCAAGGGCGGGGCGAATAA
- the mpl gene encoding UDP-N-acetylmuramate:L-alanyl-gamma-D-glutamyl-meso-diaminopimelate ligase, which yields MHIHILGICGTFMGGIAAIAKSLGHKVTGSDQNVYPPMSTQLEDLGIELTQGYDVSQLEPKPDMVVIGNAMSRGNPCVEYVLDNRLPYTSGPEWLKHNLLQNSWVLAVAGTHGKTTTASMLAWILEYAGLKPGFLIGGIVQNFGVSAKVGETPFFVIEADEYDTAFFDKRSKFVHYLPRTLILNNLEFDHADIFDDLNAIKKQFHHLMRTLPHSGKVIWPKQDKALEDVISQGLWSESETLGIDWGYELIKPDGSEFNVLLNNERQGTVNWGAIGEHNVKNAIMAIAAARHVGIAVSHSIEALAEFISPKRRMELKADINSIKVYDDFAHHPTAIKTTLAGLRAKVGDEKIIAILEPRSNTMKMGVHQHTLLASLADADDVLLFEPDNLGWSLNEQAQKAGMQCFNSTQAIINTVLENVQPDQHILIMSNGGFNALHQQLVDGLADKFSGE from the coding sequence ATGCATATTCATATTTTGGGCATTTGCGGTACGTTTATGGGTGGTATTGCAGCCATTGCTAAGTCGCTTGGCCATAAAGTAACAGGTTCAGACCAAAACGTTTACCCACCTATGAGCACCCAGCTTGAAGATCTTGGTATTGAGCTCACTCAAGGTTACGACGTATCTCAATTAGAGCCAAAACCCGATATGGTAGTGATTGGTAATGCGATGAGCCGAGGTAATCCGTGTGTTGAATATGTATTAGACAACCGCTTACCTTATACCTCCGGTCCAGAGTGGTTAAAGCATAACTTATTGCAAAACTCGTGGGTGCTTGCGGTAGCTGGTACGCATGGTAAAACAACCACAGCGAGTATGCTTGCCTGGATATTAGAATATGCTGGTTTAAAACCGGGGTTTTTAATTGGCGGCATAGTGCAAAATTTTGGTGTGTCGGCAAAGGTAGGTGAAACCCCTTTTTTTGTTATTGAGGCAGATGAATACGATACCGCTTTTTTTGATAAGCGCAGCAAGTTTGTCCATTACTTACCGCGTACATTAATTTTGAATAATTTAGAGTTTGATCACGCCGATATTTTTGATGATTTAAACGCAATTAAAAAACAATTTCACCACTTAATGCGTACACTACCTCACAGCGGTAAAGTAATTTGGCCAAAACAAGACAAAGCACTTGAAGACGTTATATCGCAAGGGTTATGGAGTGAAAGCGAAACGCTAGGCATTGATTGGGGTTACGAACTAATTAAACCCGATGGCAGCGAGTTTAATGTACTTTTGAATAATGAACGCCAAGGTACGGTTAATTGGGGCGCAATTGGCGAACATAATGTTAAAAATGCGATTATGGCAATTGCTGCAGCGCGCCATGTAGGGATTGCTGTTAGCCACAGTATTGAGGCACTTGCCGAGTTTATAAGTCCGAAGAGGCGAATGGAACTCAAGGCCGACATAAACAGTATTAAGGTTTATGACGATTTTGCTCATCACCCAACAGCGATTAAAACAACCTTAGCGGGTTTACGCGCTAAAGTTGGCGATGAAAAAATTATTGCTATTTTAGAGCCTCGCTCAAACACCATGAAAATGGGTGTACATCAGCATACGCTACTCGCTTCATTAGCTGATGCTGATGACGTACTTTTGTTTGAACCAGATAACTTAGGCTGGTCGCTTAACGAGCAAGCTCAAAAAGCGGGCATGCAGTGCTTTAATAGTACGCAAGCTATTATAAATACGGTGCTTGAAAATGTGCAGCCTGATCAACATATTTTAATTATGAGTAATGGCGGTTTTAACGCCCTTCATCAGCAACTAGTAGATGGTTTGGCTGATAAATTCAGCGGAGAATAA
- a CDS encoding ABC transporter permease, protein MFKYGVALKSIWIKECIRFLRIWVQTLVPPAITMSLYFVIFGNLIGSRIGEMGGFSYMEFIVPGLIMMSVITNSYSNVASSFYSTKFQKSIEELLVAPVPNYIIVLGYMGGGMTRGMMVGFIVTCVSLLFVDIQIHNIFVIMATVILTSAVFALGGLINAIYANSFDDISIIPTFILTPLTYLGGVFYSITLLPEFWQNVSQINPIIYMVNAFRYGFLGVSDVDLTVALGVILVFITVLFTVALTLIKKGVGLRH, encoded by the coding sequence ATGTTTAAATATGGCGTAGCGCTAAAAAGTATATGGATTAAAGAGTGTATTCGTTTTCTACGTATTTGGGTGCAAACTCTAGTACCACCTGCCATAACAATGAGTTTGTATTTTGTTATTTTTGGTAACCTTATAGGTTCGCGCATTGGTGAAATGGGTGGGTTTAGTTATATGGAGTTTATTGTACCGGGCTTAATAATGATGTCGGTTATTACAAACTCATATTCTAATGTAGCTTCTAGTTTTTACTCAACTAAATTTCAAAAAAGTATAGAGGAGCTGCTTGTTGCGCCAGTGCCTAATTACATAATAGTACTAGGCTATATGGGCGGTGGTATGACGCGTGGCATGATGGTGGGCTTTATTGTTACCTGTGTATCGCTGTTGTTTGTTGATATTCAAATACACAATATATTTGTAATTATGGCAACGGTAATTTTAACCTCGGCGGTGTTTGCGCTAGGTGGTTTAATTAACGCTATTTATGCTAATAGCTTTGATGACATTAGTATTATTCCTACATTTATACTTACTCCGCTAACGTACTTGGGGGGCGTATTTTATTCAATTACTTTGCTACCTGAGTTTTGGCAAAATGTATCGCAAATAAACCCCATCATCTATATGGTTAACGCATTTAGGTACGGGTTTTTAGGTGTATCGGATGTTGATTTAACCGTCGCATTAGGTGTGATTTTAGTGTTTATTACCGTGCTATTTACTGTTGCGCTTACATTAATCAAAAAAGGTGTGGGGCTAAGACACTAA